ATCCATACGGTCCGACATTCCTATCGGCATTTTATCGGTATCCAATTCTATGCATTCCCCATTTCGAACAAGCACCGGCGAGTTGTGTGCAGCGGCGTAACTGATGGAGTTGTTGCTCCACCGAACTAAAATTCCATCCATTCCATCTTTCTGTCCCTGCTGCGAAATATTTTCAATTAAGCGCAAACGGGTATGGTCTAAAATGCCACCGGGTGATGCAATTTTCTTTTCATTGATGGATTCGTTCAGAAAGGAAATATTGAGTAGCGACATAAATGCTCCGGGCACGCCATGTCCGGTTGAATCGCACACGGCAAGGAAAAATTCTTTTTCGTGTTGATTAAGATTCCGCTCGGAAGCCCAGTAGAAATCTCCGCTAACTACATCTTTAGGTAAAAACAAAACAAAATGATCCGGCAGATTTTTTTGCAAAAGCTCATCATGTGCCAAAAGGGCATATTGAATTCGTTTTGCATAATTGATCGAATCCATAATTTCTTTGTTCTTCTCCTCAACAATCTCTTTCTGATGATGAAGCTCGCTGGTGCGTTCCTTTACTTTGTTTTCAAGATTTTCATAGAG
The sequence above is a segment of the Flavobacteriales bacterium genome. Coding sequences within it:
- a CDS encoding SpoIIE family protein phosphatase, coding for LYENLENKVKERTSELHHQKEIVEEKNKEIMDSINYAKRIQYALLAHDELLQKNLPDHFVLFLPKDVVSGDFYWASERNLNQHEKEFFLAVCDSTGHGVPGAFMSLLNISFLNESINEKKIASPGGILDHTRLRLIENISQQGQKDGMDGILVRWSNNSISYAAAHNSPVLVRNGECIELDTDKMPIGMSDRMDAFRNFEPELQTGDMLYLFTDGYADQFGGPKGKKFKYSNLNKLLIEIAGLSTTLQKEKLQNTIEEWRGDLEQVDDICVIGIRIP